A single window of Paenibacillus sp. SYP-B4298 DNA harbors:
- a CDS encoding acylneuraminate cytidylyltransferase family protein produces the protein MLTRPARLCTLCARGGSKGVPGKNIRPLLGKPLLAYSIEQAQSSGLFDHIAVSSDSQAILDIAHACGIDLLISRPSVLADDTAPKLPAIAHAADMAEQLSGISFDIVVDLDVTAPARTPDAIVGAVTLLEQTAACNVISAHPSRRSPYFNMVEQAADGSVHLVKPPPLPITRRQDAPPTYDLNASIYVWQREWLRQHHTLFHERTRLYIMKETAPDIDSELDFILVEEWMKRRRVAGDGEG, from the coding sequence ATGTTGACTAGACCAGCCAGACTGTGCACCCTCTGCGCACGCGGCGGCTCCAAGGGTGTGCCCGGCAAGAACATCCGTCCGCTGCTGGGCAAGCCACTGCTTGCCTATTCCATCGAGCAGGCGCAGAGCAGCGGCCTGTTCGACCACATCGCAGTCAGCAGCGACTCGCAAGCGATTCTGGACATCGCGCATGCCTGTGGCATCGACTTGCTGATCAGCCGTCCGTCAGTGCTGGCGGACGATACAGCTCCTAAGCTGCCAGCCATCGCACATGCTGCAGACATGGCGGAGCAGCTAAGCGGCATCTCATTTGACATCGTGGTGGACCTTGATGTCACTGCTCCGGCGCGTACTCCTGATGCGATCGTCGGTGCCGTCACGCTGCTGGAGCAGACAGCCGCCTGCAATGTCATCAGCGCCCATCCTTCCCGTCGTTCCCCCTACTTCAACATGGTCGAGCAGGCTGCCGACGGGAGCGTGCACCTTGTCAAGCCGCCGCCGCTGCCAATTACGCGCAGACAGGATGCTCCGCCTACCTATGACTTGAACGCTTCAATCTATGTATGGCAGAGGGAATGGCTCAGGCAGCATCATACGCTGTTTCATGAACGCACAAGACTGTACATTATGAAGGAAACGGCGCCGGATATTGATTCCGAGCTAGATTTTATCCTTGTGGAGGAATGGATGAAACGAAGGAGAGTGGCTGGCGATGGAGAAGGCTGA
- a CDS encoding Gfo/Idh/MocA family protein, whose amino-acid sequence MKESNGSFTLIIGYGSMGRRYLRLLHSMERQAVVVSRHAAGTRAAPEASAIFRSLEEAWTMSCPQQIIICNPTGDHRSTLEWLLRRGYDGPILVEKPLLHPSANPAVDAPLLNAARSHGRIFTAYNLRFHPVLQRLKQVSDSATLLSVQVYAGQDLRQWRPGDYRRSYSARRAAGGGVLRDLSHELDYVQWLGGRWLRVAAVGGQLSKLEVDSDDVYALLLSTERCPVTTVQLNYTDRIGQRQIILNTDGGTYTADLVNSTLTSEEGTEHYCCGRDVTYRAQLEALFQERFDSLCGLEESWETLRLITACERSARLGRWIRHVD is encoded by the coding sequence ATGAAGGAGAGCAACGGAAGCTTCACACTTATCATCGGCTACGGCTCGATGGGACGGCGCTATCTGCGGCTACTGCACAGCATGGAACGCCAGGCTGTGGTGGTCAGCCGCCATGCCGCCGGTACCCGGGCGGCGCCAGAGGCCAGCGCCATCTTCCGCTCGCTAGAGGAGGCCTGGACGATGAGCTGTCCGCAGCAGATCATCATCTGCAACCCGACGGGCGATCATCGCAGCACCCTGGAGTGGCTATTGCGCCGGGGGTATGACGGTCCCATCCTGGTCGAGAAGCCGCTGCTGCATCCGAGCGCTAATCCCGCAGTTGATGCTCCCCTGCTGAATGCCGCGCGATCACATGGTCGCATCTTCACCGCCTATAATCTACGCTTCCATCCCGTCCTGCAGCGGTTGAAGCAGGTGTCTGATTCCGCCACACTGTTGTCGGTGCAAGTGTATGCTGGTCAGGATCTGCGCCAGTGGCGACCTGGCGACTACCGTCGGAGCTACTCAGCGCGCCGTGCCGCAGGCGGAGGCGTGCTGCGCGATCTGAGCCATGAGCTGGATTATGTACAATGGCTGGGCGGCCGGTGGCTGCGTGTTGCTGCTGTTGGCGGGCAGCTCAGCAAGCTGGAGGTGGACAGCGATGATGTCTACGCGCTGCTGCTCTCGACTGAGCGCTGTCCGGTAACGACGGTACAACTCAATTACACGGACCGGATCGGGCAGCGACAGATTATTCTGAATACGGATGGCGGCACCTACACGGCTGACTTGGTGAACAGCACCCTGACCAGCGAGGAGGGAACGGAGCATTACTGTTGCGGGCGGGACGTGACCTACCGCGCTCAGCTTGAAGCGCTGTTCCAGGAACGGTTCGACTCATTGTGCGGCTTGGAGGAATCCTGGGAGACGCTTCGGCTCATCACAGCTTGTGAGCGCTCTGCCCGGCTTGGAAGGTGGATACGACATGTTGACTAG
- a CDS encoding nucleotidyltransferase family protein — translation MRDCAQMTIPPHSTIREAAAVMEASSSQIALVADADDRLLGTITDGDIRRAMLRGQKLTDPAATIMNDRPVTIVHGTSGKLAYELMLRKNLRRLPVVSASGRLLGLEVLEDFLQPCPRDNAVVIMAGGLGRRLAPLTDHCPKPLLKVGSKPLLETIVESLRAYSFHRFYFSVHYKAEMIEDYFGDGSRFGVQIDYLREHQPLGTAGALSLLPDPEKQPVIVINGDLLTSLNYSHLLQFHQQCGGAATMCVREYTFSIPYGVVETDQHRFVAVQEKPAHQAFVNAGIYVLEPPSLQHIAPGRYMDMPDLFEQLKRRGLEASVFPVREYWLDIGRLDDYERANREYGEVFR, via the coding sequence ATGAGAGATTGTGCACAGATGACGATTCCACCCCATTCGACCATTCGCGAAGCGGCTGCCGTTATGGAAGCGAGCAGCTCACAGATCGCACTGGTAGCTGACGCAGATGATCGGCTGCTGGGTACGATTACAGACGGGGATATTCGCCGTGCGATGCTGCGCGGGCAGAAGCTCACCGATCCTGCGGCGACGATCATGAATGACCGTCCGGTTACCATCGTTCACGGCACCTCCGGCAAGCTCGCTTATGAGCTGATGTTACGCAAAAATCTCCGTCGGCTGCCAGTCGTCTCAGCGTCGGGCAGACTGCTGGGACTGGAGGTGCTGGAGGATTTTCTCCAGCCTTGCCCAAGGGATAATGCCGTTGTCATTATGGCCGGCGGGCTTGGGCGGAGATTGGCACCACTGACTGACCACTGTCCCAAACCGCTGCTAAAGGTCGGCAGCAAGCCGCTGCTGGAGACGATTGTCGAATCGCTCCGCGCCTATTCGTTTCATCGTTTTTATTTTTCAGTCCATTATAAGGCAGAGATGATTGAGGACTATTTTGGAGATGGCAGCAGGTTCGGCGTACAGATCGATTATCTGCGCGAGCACCAGCCGCTTGGCACCGCAGGTGCACTCTCCCTGCTGCCTGACCCGGAGAAGCAGCCGGTGATCGTCATCAATGGCGATCTGCTGACCAGCCTCAACTACTCGCACCTGTTGCAGTTTCACCAGCAATGCGGCGGCGCAGCAACCATGTGCGTGCGGGAATATACGTTTTCGATTCCCTACGGGGTCGTCGAGACGGATCAGCACCGGTTCGTTGCTGTCCAGGAGAAGCCCGCCCATCAGGCCTTTGTCAACGCTGGCATCTATGTGCTGGAGCCACCGTCCTTGCAGCATATCGCACCCGGGAGATATATGGATATGCCCGATCTGTTCGAGCAGCTCAAGCGGCGCGGGCTGGAGGCGTCCGTCTTCCCGGTGCGAGAATACTGGCTGGACATCGGCCGCCTCGACGATTATGAGCGCGCCAACCGTGAATACGGGGAGGTATTCCGATGA
- a CDS encoding S-Ena type endospore appendage: MSCSSAQNCCQQPIVSVCLPSQDYALGTAVSSLIFGPSPSPVAASGIISNNSTNSASITYTFRRGTRIVTTIAGVGSGQTRAFAVSGFTTISATATVGSAIANLCMTEFFRPSV, encoded by the coding sequence ATGAGTTGTTCGAGTGCGCAAAACTGCTGTCAACAACCGATTGTGAGCGTGTGTCTCCCAAGTCAGGATTATGCATTAGGTACAGCAGTTTCTAGCTTGATCTTCGGGCCCAGCCCAAGCCCGGTCGCCGCCTCCGGTATTATATCAAATAATTCGACCAACTCCGCTTCCATTACGTATACCTTCCGCCGTGGCACACGTATTGTAACGACAATTGCAGGTGTCGGCTCCGGCCAGACGAGAGCCTTTGCCGTATCAGGCTTTACCACCATTAGTGCCACCGCTACAGTTGGAAGTGCAATTGCCAACCTGTGCATGACGGAGTTTTTCCGGCCGTCTGTATAA
- a CDS encoding motility associated factor glycosyltransferase family protein, which translates to MPSLLQHNLERLPPKLRARVEAHIASTQGQRYETVSSENGWPIARIPQENGLYHTNSLLDPWSEASRWADSVHYDHTRVSILYGCSFGYPLLEYIKRKKPYTTALIFEQDLCLFYTMLCELDLAPLLEAPDCRLLVGGVEQLQEQLEDALTGELILHSSRLDCHFTPLAHRNQKEAYLQLHEWWMDILNLAVSSVGNSVHDTLIGLLNTIDNAEAIIRSPRLSAMRGAFRGVPAFIIANGPSLDRNMEQLRGAVGRSLMLTAESALRPCLARGIVPDAICVTERSPDVYHFHFAAEPLPEQVALVGLTLLDPRIPSSMPGPWIPVFRRLETSTHWVQRAIMESGEALKGGSSSAHLAFEFALWAGADPIIFVGQDLAFGPELATHSTQSIYAKAQLAGHVQALRSQQLYEVPGLNGQPVQTTRLWLEFKSWFEQHISLNPDRQYIDATEGGAVIQGTVPMTLQEAVQRYCTNKLDQRLTALALAAAPTEEALWLPQRKKRLLQQCADIQAQLLTAAALAEEDVGNCLIIEQACRLHERYPHALMPSFVEQLIQEQGIAYTRYAAPEISTYMQPLLLAYHTRIDNLGEITSLAQMREMNGIQMEMFQAISEMCRALSDLLGLAGQRLDRN; encoded by the coding sequence ATGCCGTCACTTTTGCAGCATAACCTGGAACGGCTGCCTCCGAAGCTGCGGGCACGGGTCGAAGCGCATATCGCCTCCACTCAAGGGCAACGCTACGAAACCGTGTCGTCCGAGAACGGATGGCCCATCGCCCGGATTCCACAGGAGAATGGCCTGTATCACACCAACAGCTTGCTCGATCCCTGGTCGGAGGCAAGCCGATGGGCTGATTCGGTCCATTATGACCATACCCGGGTCAGCATCCTCTACGGCTGCAGCTTCGGCTACCCGCTCCTGGAGTATATCAAGAGGAAAAAGCCCTATACTACAGCGCTTATCTTTGAACAGGATCTATGCCTGTTCTATACGATGCTGTGCGAGCTCGACCTGGCTCCGCTGCTGGAGGCTCCCGACTGTCGTTTGCTTGTTGGCGGTGTGGAGCAACTGCAGGAGCAATTGGAGGATGCCCTGACGGGCGAACTGATCCTGCACAGCAGCCGCCTAGACTGTCATTTCACCCCGCTCGCTCACCGCAATCAAAAGGAGGCCTATCTTCAGCTACATGAATGGTGGATGGACATCCTGAATCTGGCTGTATCCAGTGTAGGCAATTCTGTTCACGACACGCTGATCGGACTGCTAAATACAATAGACAATGCCGAAGCAATCATTCGCTCGCCCAGACTTAGCGCTATGCGGGGAGCTTTTCGGGGTGTGCCTGCTTTCATTATTGCCAACGGCCCTTCGCTTGATCGCAATATGGAGCAATTGCGCGGAGCCGTCGGCCGCTCGCTCATGCTTACCGCAGAATCCGCGCTGCGGCCTTGTCTTGCCCGCGGCATCGTGCCCGATGCAATCTGTGTGACCGAACGCTCGCCGGATGTCTACCATTTTCATTTCGCTGCCGAGCCGCTCCCCGAGCAGGTTGCACTGGTAGGCCTGACCTTGCTCGATCCGCGGATTCCGTCTTCGATGCCGGGGCCATGGATTCCGGTATTCCGCCGCCTAGAGACATCTACTCATTGGGTGCAGCGCGCAATTATGGAGAGCGGCGAGGCGCTCAAGGGCGGTTCGTCCTCCGCCCATCTGGCTTTCGAATTCGCTCTATGGGCGGGCGCCGACCCGATCATCTTCGTGGGGCAGGATCTGGCCTTCGGCCCTGAGCTCGCCACTCACAGCACACAATCCATCTATGCCAAGGCGCAGCTCGCTGGACACGTCCAGGCGCTCCGCAGCCAGCAGCTCTATGAGGTGCCGGGGTTGAATGGCCAACCAGTGCAGACCACCAGGCTATGGCTGGAGTTCAAATCATGGTTCGAGCAGCACATCTCGCTAAATCCCGACCGCCAGTATATCGATGCTACGGAGGGCGGCGCTGTAATTCAAGGAACGGTACCGATGACACTCCAGGAGGCTGTGCAGCGCTACTGCACCAACAAGCTGGATCAGCGACTCACTGCGCTGGCACTGGCCGCCGCCCCGACCGAGGAGGCATTATGGCTGCCACAACGGAAGAAGCGTCTTCTGCAGCAGTGCGCCGACATTCAAGCTCAGCTTCTCACAGCAGCCGCACTGGCTGAGGAGGACGTGGGTAACTGCCTCATCATCGAGCAGGCTTGCCGACTTCATGAGAGGTATCCGCACGCCTTGATGCCGTCGTTCGTGGAACAGCTTATTCAGGAGCAAGGTATTGCCTATACGCGCTATGCAGCGCCAGAGATCAGCACCTACATGCAGCCGCTGCTGCTTGCCTACCATACACGTATTGATAATCTAGGCGAGATCACATCGCTTGCACAGATGCGGGAGATGAACGGTATCCAGATGGAGATGTTCCAGGCGATTAGCGAGATGTGCAGGGCTCTATCTGACTTGCTCGGTCTAGCGGGACAACGATTGGATCGGAACTAG
- a CDS encoding S-Ena type endospore appendage produces MSNSTPHVYYLSSAPASGIVRVTNETKCTMRAIIEVTEGEAVEGVIEQGQQVSFDVPPIRRLSIVGSGEGGICKGRFVIRLRRAT; encoded by the coding sequence ATGAGCAACAGTACGCCGCATGTCTACTACTTATCCTCGGCTCCAGCCTCCGGTATCGTGCGGGTGACCAATGAAACCAAATGCACGATGCGAGCCATTATTGAGGTGACAGAGGGTGAGGCCGTAGAAGGTGTCATCGAGCAGGGGCAACAGGTCAGCTTTGATGTACCGCCAATTCGCCGGCTGTCCATCGTCGGCTCCGGCGAAGGCGGCATATGCAAGGGGCGATTCGTCATCCGCCTGCGACGGGCGACCTAG
- a CDS encoding S-Ena type endospore appendage, translating to MERCQDDQSSLRGTDSLTSRCINCPWYVSETESAVLYVTNEIVRVTGVATSSPEPNTTAMLRFMYRQAVVESLVLQAGQTLGFTMVGMDRIEVIGMGAGDSMGNLMIDSVKLAVG from the coding sequence ATGGAACGATGTCAGGATGACCAGAGTAGCCTTCGTGGAACAGACTCGCTGACCAGTCGGTGCATTAACTGCCCGTGGTATGTATCGGAAACGGAAAGTGCTGTGCTGTATGTGACTAACGAAATTGTAAGAGTTACCGGAGTAGCGACCTCAAGTCCTGAACCGAATACGACAGCCATGCTTCGCTTTATGTACCGCCAAGCTGTGGTAGAGAGCTTAGTGCTGCAGGCTGGACAGACGCTGGGGTTTACAATGGTCGGAATGGACCGAATTGAAGTCATAGGGATGGGAGCGGGAGATTCCATGGGGAATTTAATGATTGATTCGGTCAAGCTAGCTGTGGGTTAG
- the asnB gene encoding asparagine synthase (glutamine-hydrolyzing), with product MCGIAGIMTSDAAAPRDEVLLRMIEIMRHRGPDDMDMWSAPHIGLGFCRLSIVDVEAGRQPISNEDGTVWLVFNGEIYNYKTLRAQLQAKGHQFSTSSDSEVIVHLYEEYGADCVKRLQGMFAFVIWDSGQQQLLGARDPFGIKPFYYTAGDHSLLFASEIKSLLSAASKSGAMDLDSLRHYLTFQYVPDPMTMFEGISKLPPAHLLIARPGGSVRLERYWEGGFNPQQRPLSEWSEQIRAALDSSVGRHLSGDVEAGCFLSSGIDSTAIAALMRQRGMVKTFSVGFDGESNETIWAARTAEALGTEHYSKVISEAEYFDSIPQAVWQQDEPVADPSAIAVYHLAELASNHVKVVLSGEGADELFGGYRIYREPASLAPIAWLPDNLRRVLHRLAGRLPEGMKGRSYLLRGTTPLEQRFRGNASIFTEQMKHELLQPSWWSEEPPTPDKLVARLYASTRHLDAVARMQHIDLNLWLPGNILMKADKMSMAHSLELRVPFLDTEVFALAAELPRQLKTAKGTTKYALRRALEDVVPPFIVHRPKLGFPVPLRRWLAGPRGVELLEQIDGSGIGSYIRSDYVHEMLRRHRQGQGDYSRRLYTLYILALWHDSYIRSFGRISTDELVRRERIAPVLPVESSLSTTAL from the coding sequence ATGTGTGGAATAGCTGGAATAATGACAAGCGATGCGGCAGCTCCAAGGGATGAAGTATTGCTTCGTATGATCGAGATCATGAGGCATCGAGGGCCGGACGATATGGACATGTGGAGCGCTCCTCACATCGGGCTTGGCTTTTGCAGACTGTCTATTGTCGATGTGGAGGCAGGCAGACAGCCAATAAGTAATGAAGATGGAACCGTCTGGCTTGTATTTAATGGCGAGATCTACAACTACAAGACACTGCGCGCACAGCTCCAGGCCAAAGGGCATCAATTCAGCACAAGCAGCGACAGTGAGGTCATCGTCCACCTGTATGAAGAGTATGGAGCGGATTGTGTGAAGCGATTGCAGGGAATGTTCGCCTTCGTGATCTGGGACAGCGGACAGCAGCAATTGCTCGGAGCCCGCGACCCGTTCGGTATTAAACCTTTCTATTATACGGCTGGAGATCACTCGCTGCTGTTCGCCTCCGAGATTAAGAGCCTCCTGAGTGCTGCCAGCAAGTCTGGTGCAATGGATCTGGATAGCCTGAGACACTATCTGACCTTTCAATATGTACCTGATCCCATGACGATGTTCGAGGGCATCAGCAAGCTGCCCCCTGCTCATCTGCTGATCGCTCGTCCAGGAGGCTCCGTGCGTCTGGAACGCTATTGGGAAGGCGGCTTCAATCCGCAGCAGCGGCCGCTGAGCGAGTGGAGCGAGCAGATTCGCGCTGCGCTCGATAGCTCCGTGGGCCGCCATCTAAGCGGCGATGTCGAAGCCGGCTGCTTCCTGTCCAGCGGCATCGATTCGACCGCCATTGCCGCACTTATGCGCCAGCGCGGCATGGTCAAGACCTTCTCGGTCGGGTTTGACGGCGAGAGCAATGAGACAATCTGGGCCGCACGCACCGCGGAGGCGCTCGGTACCGAGCATTACAGCAAGGTGATCAGTGAAGCAGAGTATTTTGACTCGATTCCCCAGGCTGTATGGCAACAGGACGAGCCGGTCGCCGATCCGTCGGCCATCGCCGTCTACCATCTGGCGGAGCTGGCAAGCAACCATGTCAAGGTCGTGCTTTCAGGTGAGGGGGCTGATGAGCTGTTCGGTGGCTATCGTATTTATCGTGAGCCTGCCTCACTAGCTCCGATCGCATGGCTACCGGATAACCTGCGTCGCGTGCTGCATCGACTCGCAGGGCGGCTGCCGGAGGGTATGAAGGGGCGCAGCTACCTGCTGCGCGGGACAACGCCGCTGGAACAACGGTTTCGGGGCAATGCCAGCATTTTCACCGAGCAGATGAAACATGAGCTTCTGCAGCCAAGCTGGTGGTCAGAGGAACCACCGACTCCCGATAAGCTAGTTGCGCGGCTCTATGCCTCCACACGCCATCTGGATGCCGTCGCCAGAATGCAGCATATCGACTTGAACTTATGGCTTCCGGGCAACATCCTCATGAAAGCGGACAAAATGTCGATGGCTCATTCGCTGGAGCTGCGTGTACCCTTTTTGGATACGGAAGTGTTTGCACTGGCCGCCGAGTTGCCTCGTCAGCTCAAGACGGCCAAGGGGACGACCAAATATGCGCTGCGCAGAGCACTCGAAGACGTCGTACCTCCGTTTATTGTCCATCGCCCTAAGCTTGGATTTCCCGTCCCGCTCCGCAGGTGGCTCGCTGGTCCGCGAGGAGTGGAGTTGTTGGAACAGATTGACGGCTCCGGGATTGGAAGCTATATTCGCTCGGATTATGTACATGAGATGCTTCGGCGTCATCGCCAAGGACAAGGCGATTATTCCAGAAGGCTATACACGCTCTATATTCTCGCCTTATGGCATGACAGCTATATCCGCAGCTTTGGCCGCATCTCGACAGATGAGCTTGTCCGCCGCGAGCGTATTGCGCCGGTACTGCCTGTCGAATCCTCTCTTTCCACCACCGCCCTCTGA
- the hmpA gene encoding NO-inducible flavohemoprotein: MLSQATINTIKSTVPVLEEHGREITTRFYKSMFASYPELLNLFNHANQKQGKQQAALANAVYAAAKHIDQLGTILPVVKQIAHKHRSLGVRKEHYPIVGEQLLKAIKDVLGDAATDEIIGAWAEAYGVIAQVFIDVEEEMYKEAEQQQGGWADFRPFVVQRKVVETPQITSFYLVPQDGGPLSTYLPGQYVSIKYESAEEEYSHIRQYSLSDSPGKSYYRITVKREDARGSQPAGKVSNVLHQRIQVGDVLPLSAPAGDFCLDLEDTRPIVLISGGVGLTPLVSMLNALVEAGSKRRIVFIHSAVSLQRHALKEHVDGLVDVHPNLSAYYFYRETEGGELEVRHAVADSALHAAWLQQAVPERDAVYYFCGSTPFMRAVKQALAANGVADADMHYEFFGPAGTL, translated from the coding sequence ATGTTAAGTCAAGCGACAATCAACACGATCAAATCAACCGTTCCTGTGCTGGAGGAGCACGGACGGGAGATTACGACCCGATTCTACAAATCGATGTTTGCCAGTTATCCAGAGCTGCTGAACCTGTTCAATCACGCCAATCAAAAGCAGGGCAAGCAGCAGGCAGCATTGGCCAATGCGGTCTATGCAGCAGCAAAGCATATTGACCAATTGGGCACGATCCTGCCCGTAGTGAAGCAGATTGCACATAAGCACCGCAGTCTTGGCGTTCGTAAGGAGCATTATCCGATTGTGGGCGAGCAATTGCTGAAGGCGATCAAGGATGTGCTGGGGGATGCGGCAACGGATGAGATCATAGGCGCATGGGCAGAGGCTTATGGTGTAATCGCCCAGGTCTTCATCGATGTGGAGGAGGAAATGTACAAGGAGGCGGAGCAGCAGCAGGGGGGATGGGCTGACTTCCGGCCGTTTGTCGTGCAGCGCAAGGTCGTGGAGACGCCGCAGATTACTTCCTTCTACCTGGTTCCTCAGGATGGTGGTCCCTTGTCCACTTATCTTCCAGGACAATATGTTAGCATCAAGTATGAAAGCGCAGAGGAGGAGTACTCCCATATTCGCCAATACTCGCTCTCGGATAGTCCGGGCAAGTCCTACTATCGCATTACAGTCAAGCGGGAGGATGCGCGCGGCAGCCAACCGGCAGGCAAGGTCTCCAATGTGCTGCACCAGCGCATTCAGGTAGGGGATGTGCTGCCGCTGTCTGCTCCGGCAGGCGATTTCTGTCTTGACCTGGAGGATACAAGACCGATTGTGTTGATTAGCGGCGGCGTGGGGCTGACACCGCTGGTCAGCATGCTGAATGCGCTGGTGGAGGCTGGCTCCAAGCGCCGCATCGTATTCATTCATTCGGCAGTCAGTCTGCAGCGGCATGCGCTGAAGGAGCATGTGGACGGTCTGGTCGACGTTCATCCGAATCTGTCCGCTTACTATTTCTACCGTGAGACAGAAGGCGGCGAGCTGGAAGTAAGACATGCTGTAGCTGATTCAGCCCTCCATGCAGCCTGGCTGCAGCAAGCTGTGCCTGAGCGTGATGCCGTCTATTATTTCTGCGGTTCCACGCCGTTCATGCGTGCGGTCAAGCAGGCGCTGGCGGCAAACGGAGTAGCCGATGCGGATATGCACTATGAATTTTTCGGGCCAGCCGGTACACTCTGA
- a CDS encoding Crp/Fnr family transcriptional regulator, which yields MLLHKGEVLFRQGDIGPLYQLESGMLKIVRLHENGHQMLMNLITPGEVIPHHSLITQQPYHGTAVALTTCEVTLLPAAAWYQSLLDEPGKSVDIALKLQNKLRMMQQRIDQLTHPEPAQRLAKLQGWFEQYLSLPSGQLTDLLTQEEIGQLIGLRRETVNRLLRSSADAVEQKHAQSVPAGPKNS from the coding sequence ATGCTGTTGCACAAAGGCGAGGTATTGTTTCGCCAAGGAGACATCGGGCCGCTCTACCAGCTCGAGAGCGGGATGCTCAAAATTGTAAGACTGCATGAGAATGGCCATCAAATGCTAATGAACCTGATCACACCCGGCGAAGTCATCCCGCATCATTCCTTAATTACCCAGCAGCCCTACCATGGAACGGCTGTTGCCCTTACAACCTGCGAGGTAACACTCCTCCCCGCCGCTGCATGGTACCAGTCCCTGCTCGATGAGCCAGGCAAAAGCGTGGACATCGCACTCAAGCTGCAGAACAAGCTGCGGATGATGCAGCAGCGAATTGACCAGCTCACCCATCCCGAGCCTGCCCAGCGGCTTGCGAAGCTGCAAGGCTGGTTCGAGCAATATCTGTCTCTGCCCAGCGGACAACTGACCGATCTGCTCACCCAGGAGGAGATTGGTCAGTTGATTGGCCTGCGCCGCGAGACCGTTAACCGGCTGCTTCGCTCATCCGCTGATGCAGTAGAGCAGAAGCATGCTCAGAGTGTACCGGCTGGCCCGAAAAATTCATAG